In Mongoliitalea daihaiensis, one DNA window encodes the following:
- a CDS encoding aldehyde dehydrogenase family protein: protein MENTAHTIDRIFSLQQTQAIKQRRSPVAARVKLLTALLNWIKDHQEDIRKAIHADFKKPYTEIDISEIFVVTSEINHTLKHLSSWMKPKKVPTPLTMLGSKSYVQLEPKGVCLIIAPWNYPFNLALGPLVSALAAGNTAIIKPSEMTPHTSALIRRLCAEVFDENVVAVIEGEVEVAQRLLQKPFDHIFFTGSPMVGKLIMKAAAEHLTSVTLELGGKSPAVIDQRVDLKDAASKLVWGKFVNCGQTCIAPDYLLVQTSVKKQLVEAIKTSLEDMYNPSAKGVQASPDYARIVNTKHLQRLSQLLQDAVSKGAVVEYGGTIDVSENYFEPTLISHVTQDMAIMQEEIFGPLLPLMEYQEIDEAIDYINANPKPLALYTFSNSDSFNRNVIASTSSGGAVANDCVLHFLQTELPFGGVNNSGIGKAHGYYGFLAFSNEKAVMEQRIGLTASKPLYPPYGAMAKKVVASLLKWF, encoded by the coding sequence ATGGAAAATACCGCGCATACCATTGATAGAATATTTAGTTTACAGCAAACTCAAGCGATTAAGCAACGGAGAAGCCCGGTAGCAGCAAGAGTCAAACTTTTGACGGCCCTTTTAAATTGGATCAAGGATCATCAAGAAGACATTCGAAAAGCTATCCATGCAGATTTTAAAAAGCCGTATACAGAAATTGATATCAGTGAAATCTTTGTAGTCACATCTGAAATCAATCATACGCTGAAACATTTGTCTTCATGGATGAAACCGAAGAAAGTTCCTACTCCTTTAACTATGCTCGGCAGCAAATCCTATGTGCAGCTAGAACCTAAAGGCGTCTGTCTGATAATTGCTCCATGGAATTATCCTTTCAATTTGGCTTTGGGGCCTTTGGTATCTGCTTTGGCTGCTGGCAATACAGCGATCATCAAGCCTTCCGAAATGACTCCACATACCTCCGCACTGATCAGAAGATTATGTGCAGAAGTGTTTGATGAAAACGTGGTTGCGGTCATAGAAGGAGAAGTGGAAGTTGCCCAGCGCTTACTTCAAAAGCCATTTGACCATATATTTTTCACTGGTAGTCCGATGGTAGGTAAACTTATTATGAAAGCAGCTGCTGAGCACTTGACTTCGGTTACGCTGGAATTGGGGGGGAAATCTCCAGCGGTAATTGATCAGCGAGTGGATCTAAAAGATGCGGCCTCGAAACTCGTGTGGGGTAAATTTGTCAATTGTGGTCAGACCTGTATAGCACCGGATTATTTGTTAGTTCAGACTTCGGTCAAAAAACAACTCGTGGAAGCGATTAAAACAAGCTTGGAGGACATGTATAATCCCTCAGCAAAAGGGGTTCAAGCATCCCCTGATTATGCCCGTATCGTGAATACCAAGCATTTGCAGCGATTGTCCCAACTCTTGCAGGATGCTGTTTCCAAAGGAGCCGTGGTCGAGTATGGAGGTACCATAGATGTATCTGAAAACTACTTTGAACCAACATTGATTTCACATGTGACACAAGACATGGCTATCATGCAGGAAGAAATTTTCGGTCCATTACTTCCATTGATGGAGTATCAAGAAATTGACGAGGCGATTGATTACATCAATGCTAACCCTAAACCGTTGGCGCTGTATACGTTTTCTAATTCTGATTCATTCAATCGAAATGTGATTGCGAGTACTTCTTCCGGAGGCGCCGTAGCCAACGATTGTGTATTGCATTTTCTTCAAACGGAGCTACCATTTGGGGGAGTCAATAACAGTGGTATCGGAAAAGCACATGGCTATTATGGATTCCTCGCTTTTAGCAATGAAAAGGCTGTGATGGAGCAGCGCATTGGATTGACTGCATCAAAACCCCTTTACCCACCCTACGGAGCCATGGCCAAAAAAGTCGTAGCCTCCTTATTGAAATGGTTTTAA
- a CDS encoding PorP/SprF family type IX secretion system membrane protein, with the protein MKKIFGFLIIALTITVLVPSKSWSQQLPQFSQYIFNGLHINPAYAGYKNQGYIQSTFRNQWVNFPGAPRTFTITADLSANEGLMGFGVSLLSDQIGPTSTSTGMLTYSYRIQTGKESFLGLGISAGASQYMIDGSMLDPVDQLDPNLPLGTEVMFTPNMNMGAFFHTDRFYAGVSAFNMVGRGVLEREDISLAFHDFHYYITAGALIPVSDRVEFKPSFLIKEVKGAPTSVDINGMFLFMERLWLGASYRSNIRMWNENLEGTLNNRTAVAFIAEIFATENLRIGYAYDANLNALQNYRNNSHEFSVGYYLTPRNVKLKNPRWF; encoded by the coding sequence ATGAAAAAGATTTTTGGATTTCTGATAATCGCTTTGACCATAACCGTTTTGGTTCCATCAAAATCTTGGTCGCAACAGCTTCCGCAGTTTAGCCAGTACATTTTTAACGGGCTACACATCAACCCTGCTTATGCAGGGTATAAAAACCAAGGATACATTCAGAGCACCTTCCGTAACCAATGGGTAAATTTCCCAGGTGCTCCCCGTACCTTTACAATCACAGCTGACCTAAGTGCCAATGAAGGCCTGATGGGCTTCGGTGTATCCCTCTTGAGTGATCAGATTGGACCTACCAGTACTTCTACAGGAATGCTGACATACAGCTACCGCATTCAGACCGGTAAGGAGAGTTTCCTTGGTCTGGGTATCAGTGCTGGGGCCAGCCAATACATGATCGATGGAAGTATGCTCGATCCAGTAGATCAGTTGGATCCAAATCTTCCCCTAGGAACAGAGGTGATGTTTACCCCTAACATGAACATGGGTGCTTTTTTCCATACCGACCGCTTCTATGCAGGTGTGAGTGCCTTCAACATGGTCGGCAGAGGAGTTCTAGAGCGTGAGGATATTTCACTCGCTTTTCACGATTTTCATTACTACATTACCGCAGGGGCATTGATTCCCGTGTCCGATCGTGTGGAGTTTAAGCCTAGCTTTCTGATCAAGGAAGTAAAGGGTGCACCGACCAGTGTCGACATCAACGGAATGTTCTTGTTTATGGAGCGTCTGTGGCTCGGAGCCAGCTACCGTTCCAACATACGGATGTGGAACGAAAACCTAGAAGGTACGCTCAACAACCGCACAGCAGTGGCTTTCATAGCAGAGATCTTTGCGACAGAAAATCTGCGTATCGGCTATGCCTACGATGCCAATCTGAATGCCTTGCAGAATTATAGAAACAATTCCCACGAATTTTCGGTAGGTTATTATCTTACTCCGCGGAATGTTAAACTTAAAAACCCGAGATGGTTCTGA